Proteins from a single region of Pseudomonas ekonensis:
- a CDS encoding TonB-dependent receptor translates to MIQFSPVKSPLSLALLLAVQTLPAVAADSAESAPTPVLQRVEVTGTAIRRVDAETAVPVTVLRAETLREQGVTTTEELVNRISANQSSVGGGRSVGSSSGGASYADLRGIGPNKTLVLLNGRRLSNNATSSINGSGVDLNTIPFAAIDRVEVLRDGASALYGTDAIGGVINFITKSSLTEGQISTSYDTPTHAGGGESRNVSGSWGFGDLQEDRFNVFGVVSHDKQERLAAKDRSYTYNYQPGRGLDYTSGTASPANWSQGSNATNPLAGSGCNAPGLLARNGICRQSLWSYLDLVPETEKTSAFAKATGKLADEHNVSLEYFWARNENRTQIGPGTLMGNQVNPGTAFYPGNGITPGPTGFALDPTQAVDVNWRETAVGARRHEDDNTGQRLLLSFDGSLAGWDYNLGASYNQNKVVNTIRSGYVNDRAVSQGIADGVINPFGPQTAAGAALLAANAVDGDYGTAVGRVKALDGRVSREIGDWFGAGPSALALGGEYRKEDFHQDFAPFAGDVQSLGVDPNGSVAGDRSVSAQYAEINVPVLDSLELSAAVRHDKYSDFGSTTNPKYSFRFQPFKELVVRGAYSEGFRAPSLYELYNPTFTSFTNANYNDPRLCAGGTPSNGGIANRDCAQQFFRTSGGNTELNPETARNVTLGFVYQPFDRLTTGLDFWWIDIANQIAEFPESAVFENPELYPDRLIRKPDGSIDHVVTGLANLGKIKTNGVDVSFDYRLPSTPFGEFGIGLQGTYVSRYDYQQQLKGDYIDKLGDFRGGDFASAGAVARWRHSLTGTWNHGPFGASLTNRYTSGYHDSDREAHDYVGSYNVWDLAGTYTWRKTLGVTLGVKNLFDREPPFSNQTYTFQSGYDPKYGDPFGRTLYTRLSYRF, encoded by the coding sequence ATGATCCAGTTTTCACCCGTCAAATCCCCCTTGAGCCTGGCCTTGCTGCTGGCGGTCCAAACATTGCCGGCGGTGGCCGCCGACAGTGCGGAGTCCGCACCAACACCGGTACTGCAACGGGTCGAAGTCACCGGCACGGCGATCCGCCGGGTCGATGCCGAAACCGCTGTGCCGGTCACGGTGCTGCGGGCCGAAACGCTGCGCGAGCAGGGCGTCACCACCACCGAAGAGCTGGTCAACCGCATCTCCGCCAACCAGTCCTCCGTCGGCGGCGGGCGTTCGGTGGGCTCCAGCAGCGGCGGGGCGTCCTATGCGGACTTGCGCGGCATCGGCCCGAACAAGACGCTGGTGCTGCTCAACGGCCGGCGCCTGAGCAACAACGCCACCAGTTCGATCAACGGCTCCGGCGTGGATCTCAACACGATCCCGTTCGCCGCCATCGACCGGGTCGAAGTGCTGCGCGACGGCGCGTCGGCGCTGTACGGCACCGACGCCATCGGCGGGGTGATCAACTTCATCACCAAGAGCAGCCTCACCGAAGGCCAGATCAGCACCAGCTACGACACCCCCACACACGCCGGCGGCGGCGAGAGCCGCAACGTCAGCGGCAGCTGGGGTTTCGGCGACCTGCAGGAGGACCGCTTCAACGTCTTCGGCGTGGTGAGCCACGACAAGCAGGAGCGCCTGGCCGCCAAGGACCGCAGCTACACCTACAACTACCAGCCTGGCCGGGGCCTGGATTACACCTCCGGCACCGCCTCGCCGGCCAACTGGAGCCAGGGCAGCAACGCCACCAACCCGTTGGCCGGTTCCGGCTGCAACGCGCCGGGGCTGCTGGCGCGCAACGGCATCTGCCGCCAAAGCCTGTGGAGCTACCTGGACCTGGTGCCGGAGACCGAGAAGACCTCGGCCTTCGCCAAGGCCACCGGCAAGCTGGCGGACGAGCACAACGTCAGCCTCGAATATTTCTGGGCGCGCAACGAGAACCGCACGCAGATCGGCCCCGGCACCCTGATGGGCAACCAGGTCAACCCCGGCACCGCGTTCTATCCGGGCAACGGCATCACGCCGGGGCCCACAGGCTTCGCCCTCGACCCGACCCAGGCGGTGGACGTCAACTGGCGCGAGACCGCCGTCGGCGCCCGCCGGCACGAAGACGACAACACCGGCCAGCGTCTGCTGCTGAGCTTCGACGGCAGTCTGGCGGGCTGGGACTACAACCTCGGCGCCTCCTACAACCAGAACAAAGTGGTCAACACCATCCGCAGCGGCTACGTGAACGACCGCGCCGTGAGCCAGGGCATCGCCGACGGCGTGATCAACCCGTTCGGCCCGCAGACCGCCGCCGGTGCCGCGCTGCTGGCGGCCAACGCGGTGGACGGCGACTACGGCACCGCCGTGGGCCGGGTGAAGGCCCTCGACGGGCGGGTCAGCCGCGAGATCGGCGACTGGTTCGGCGCCGGCCCTTCGGCGCTGGCCCTGGGCGGCGAGTACCGCAAGGAAGATTTCCACCAGGACTTCGCCCCGTTCGCCGGCGACGTGCAGAGCCTGGGCGTGGACCCGAACGGCAGCGTGGCGGGCGACCGCAGCGTTTCGGCGCAGTACGCCGAGATCAACGTGCCGGTGCTCGACAGCCTGGAACTGTCCGCCGCCGTGCGCCACGACAAGTACAGCGACTTCGGCAGCACCACCAACCCCAAGTATTCGTTCCGTTTCCAGCCGTTCAAGGAACTGGTGGTGCGCGGCGCCTACAGCGAAGGGTTCCGCGCGCCGTCGCTGTATGAGTTGTACAACCCGACCTTCACCTCGTTCACCAACGCCAACTACAACGACCCGCGCCTGTGCGCCGGCGGCACGCCGAGCAACGGCGGGATCGCCAACCGCGACTGCGCCCAGCAGTTCTTCCGCACCTCCGGCGGCAACACCGAGCTGAACCCGGAAACCGCGCGCAACGTCACCCTGGGCTTCGTCTACCAGCCGTTCGACCGCCTGACCACCGGGCTGGACTTCTGGTGGATCGACATCGCCAACCAGATCGCCGAGTTCCCGGAATCGGCCGTGTTCGAGAACCCGGAACTGTACCCGGACCGTTTGATCCGCAAGCCCGACGGCTCCATCGACCATGTCGTCACGGGCCTGGCCAACCTCGGCAAGATCAAGACCAACGGCGTCGACGTCAGCTTCGACTACCGCCTGCCCAGCACCCCGTTCGGCGAGTTCGGCATCGGGCTGCAAGGCACCTACGTCAGCCGCTACGACTACCAGCAGCAGCTCAAGGGCGACTACATCGACAAGCTCGGCGACTTTCGCGGCGGCGATTTCGCCTCGGCCGGCGCCGTGGCCCGTTGGCGCCACAGCCTGACCGGCACGTGGAACCACGGCCCGTTCGGCGCCAGCCTGACCAACCGCTACACCAGCGGCTACCACGATTCGGACCGCGAGGCCCACGACTACGTCGGCTCGTACAACGTCTGGGACCTGGCCGGCACCTACACCTGGCGCAAGACCCTGGGCGTGACCCTCGGGGTGAAGAACCTGTTCGACCGCGAACCGCCGTTCAGCAACCAGACCTACACGTTCCAGAGCGGGTACGACCCCAAGTACGGTGACCCGTTCGGCCGCACGCTGTACACGCGGCTCAGCTACAGGTTTTGA
- a CDS encoding extracellular solute-binding protein, with product MLYRHRILALGLLLSPATWAAPQHALTVYGEPPKYAPDFQHLAYANPDAPKGGSLRRSSLESGPFDHLVPYVDKGTGVADVDGWLYAPLAYRSKDEPYSVYGLVAQRMELDADRRWLRFYLNPKARFDDGSPITAEDVRYTYELFTTQGSLKYRQQFRDVAEVVVESPTQVRFVFRNNESRTLPLDLATLPVLPEHWWRTRDFADGGGFEIPPGSGPYRIGAVDAGRSVTFERVKDWWGQDLPITRGLYNFDRLNVEFFADTDVSRQVLKAGGFDYNREFSATSYTIGYAGAALDQGRLLREHLAPGAAQGTQGFVFNLQKPVFQDRRVRQAIAMLWDFEWSNRQMMRSLYLRQRSFFSHSALSATELPDAEELKILEPWRGKIPDEVFTQVFQAPRTDGSGNVRAQQLQALKLLEAAGWTPRGDQLVNAAGEPLRFTFLNGQKGFERLLLPFKRNLAQIGIGFDIRQVDTAQYTNRVRNRDYDMIVAGYPVSQAPGREMFNYFGSDGADDPGSNNYMVLRDPAVDALLEGVVQADSRASLLRHAHALDRVLQWGYYWIPNYYPPGISTVWWNRFGRPAVAPLYDAGLDTWWEISPTALTAAQMQQQQKEYAHVGL from the coding sequence ATGCTTTACAGACACCGCATCCTGGCGCTCGGCCTGCTGCTGAGCCCCGCGACCTGGGCCGCCCCGCAGCACGCCCTCACGGTCTACGGCGAACCGCCCAAGTACGCACCGGACTTCCAGCACCTGGCCTATGCCAACCCCGACGCGCCCAAGGGCGGCTCGTTGCGCCGCTCTTCGCTGGAGAGCGGCCCGTTCGACCACTTGGTGCCCTATGTCGACAAGGGCACCGGCGTCGCCGACGTCGACGGCTGGCTGTACGCGCCGCTGGCCTACCGCAGCAAGGACGAACCCTACAGCGTCTACGGCCTGGTGGCGCAGCGCATGGAGCTGGACGCCGACCGGCGCTGGCTGCGCTTTTACCTGAACCCCAAGGCCCGCTTCGACGACGGCAGCCCGATCACCGCCGAGGACGTGCGCTACACCTACGAGCTGTTCACTACCCAGGGCAGCCTCAAGTATCGCCAGCAGTTTCGCGATGTCGCCGAGGTGGTGGTCGAGTCCCCGACCCAGGTGCGGTTCGTGTTCCGCAACAACGAAAGCCGCACCTTGCCGCTGGACCTGGCGACGTTGCCGGTGCTGCCGGAGCACTGGTGGCGCACCCGCGACTTCGCCGACGGCGGCGGTTTCGAGATCCCCCCGGGCAGCGGCCCGTACCGGATCGGTGCGGTGGATGCCGGACGCAGCGTGACGTTCGAACGGGTCAAGGACTGGTGGGGCCAGGACTTGCCGATCACCCGTGGCCTCTACAATTTCGACCGGCTGAACGTGGAATTCTTTGCCGACACCGACGTGTCGCGCCAGGTGCTCAAGGCCGGCGGCTTCGATTACAACCGCGAGTTCTCGGCCACCAGTTACACCATCGGCTACGCCGGCGCCGCGCTGGATCAGGGCCGACTGTTGCGCGAACACCTGGCGCCGGGCGCCGCCCAAGGCACGCAGGGTTTTGTGTTCAACCTGCAGAAGCCGGTGTTCCAGGACCGCCGGGTGCGCCAGGCCATCGCCATGCTCTGGGACTTCGAATGGAGCAACCGGCAGATGATGCGCAGCCTGTACCTGCGCCAGCGCAGTTTCTTTTCCCACAGCGCGTTGTCGGCCACGGAACTGCCGGACGCCGAAGAGCTGAAGATACTTGAGCCCTGGCGCGGCAAGATCCCCGACGAGGTCTTCACCCAGGTGTTCCAGGCCCCGCGCACCGACGGCAGCGGCAACGTCCGCGCCCAGCAGTTGCAGGCCCTGAAACTGCTGGAGGCCGCCGGCTGGACACCCCGTGGCGATCAACTGGTGAACGCCGCCGGCGAGCCGCTGCGCTTCACCTTCCTCAATGGCCAGAAGGGCTTCGAGCGGCTGCTGCTGCCGTTCAAGCGCAACCTGGCGCAGATCGGCATCGGCTTCGACATCCGCCAGGTGGACACCGCGCAATACACCAACCGCGTGCGCAACCGCGACTACGACATGATCGTCGCCGGCTACCCGGTGAGCCAGGCGCCGGGCCGGGAGATGTTCAACTATTTCGGTTCCGACGGCGCCGACGATCCCGGCTCCAACAACTACATGGTGTTGCGTGACCCGGCGGTGGACGCGCTGCTTGAAGGCGTGGTGCAGGCCGACAGCCGCGCCAGCCTGCTGCGCCATGCCCATGCGCTGGACCGGGTGCTGCAGTGGGGCTACTACTGGATCCCCAACTATTACCCGCCGGGGATCTCCACGGTGTGGTGGAACCGTTTCGGCCGCCCGGCGGTGGCGCCGCTGTACGACGCCGGCCTCGACACCTGGTGGGAAATCAGCCCGACCGCGCTGACCGCCGCGCAAATGCAGCAACAGCAAAAGGAGTACGCCCATGTGGGGTTATAG
- a CDS encoding microcin C ABC transporter permease YejB, whose protein sequence is MWGYSLRRLLLIVPTLLAILLVNFVIVQAAPGGPVEQAIARLQGIGAGNAVGGGHVETVGGESRATRGLDPKLVADIERQYGFDKPAGERLWLMLKSYAQLDFGKSFFRGATVTELIRQKLPVTLSLGLWATLISYLVSIPLGIRKAVRNGSAFDTWSSVAIIVGYAMPGFLFALLLIVVFAGGTALDWFPVRGLVSDNFAGLTPWGKVADYFWHLVLPVTALVIGGFATLTILTKNSFLNEISRLYVVTARAKGLSERQVLYGHVFRNAMLLVVAGLPQALVTVFFGGSLLIEVIFSLDGLGRLSYEAAVSRDYPVVFGSLFIFTLFGLLIKLAGDLCYTLVDPRIDFNARVA, encoded by the coding sequence ATGTGGGGTTATAGCCTGCGGCGCCTGCTGCTGATCGTGCCGACCTTGCTGGCGATCCTGTTGGTCAACTTCGTCATCGTGCAGGCCGCGCCCGGCGGCCCGGTGGAGCAGGCCATCGCCCGCTTGCAGGGGATCGGCGCAGGCAACGCGGTGGGGGGCGGCCACGTGGAGACCGTCGGCGGCGAGTCCCGCGCCACCCGTGGGCTCGACCCGAAGCTGGTGGCCGACATCGAGCGCCAGTACGGCTTCGACAAGCCCGCCGGCGAGCGCCTGTGGCTGATGCTCAAAAGCTATGCGCAGCTGGATTTCGGCAAGAGCTTCTTCCGTGGCGCGACGGTGACCGAACTGATCCGGCAAAAGCTGCCGGTGACCCTGTCGCTGGGCCTGTGGGCGACACTGATCAGCTACCTGGTGTCGATCCCGCTGGGCATCCGCAAGGCCGTGCGCAACGGCTCGGCGTTCGACACCTGGAGCAGCGTGGCGATCATCGTCGGTTACGCGATGCCGGGGTTCCTGTTCGCCCTGCTGCTGATCGTGGTGTTCGCCGGCGGCACGGCGCTGGACTGGTTCCCGGTGCGCGGCCTGGTTTCGGACAACTTCGCCGGGCTGACGCCGTGGGGCAAAGTCGCCGACTACTTCTGGCACCTGGTGCTGCCGGTGACGGCGCTGGTGATCGGCGGGTTCGCCACATTGACGATCCTGACCAAGAACAGCTTCCTCAACGAGATCTCGCGGCTGTACGTGGTCACCGCGCGCGCCAAGGGCCTGAGCGAGCGCCAGGTGCTGTACGGCCATGTGTTTCGCAACGCGATGCTGCTGGTGGTGGCCGGGTTGCCCCAGGCGCTGGTGACGGTGTTCTTCGGCGGCTCGCTGCTGATCGAAGTGATCTTCTCCCTCGACGGGCTCGGGCGCCTGAGCTACGAGGCGGCGGTGTCCAGGGACTATCCGGTGGTGTTCGGTTCGCTGTTCATCTTCACCCTGTTCGGCCTGCTGATAAAACTGGCGGGCGACCTGTGCTACACGCTGGTCGATCCGCGCATCGACTTCAACGCGAGGGTCGCCTGA
- a CDS encoding ABC transporter permease, whose protein sequence is MLTLSPIGQRRWARFKAHRRGWWSLWLFLALFGLSLGGELIANDKPLAVSFQGRWFFPAFERYTERDFGGELPFQPDYRSAQVRGLIEGQGGRLWFAPIPFGFDTVNYDLTEPAPSPPTTDNWLGTDDQARDVLARVIFGTRVSLLFALALTAASALIGIAAGALQGYYGGWTDLFGQRLLEVWSGLPVLYLLIILSGFVEPNFWWLLGIMALFSWLSLVDVVRAEFLRSRGLEYVKAARALGVGDGQVMLRHILPNAMSATLTYLPFILTGAVSTLSALDFLGFGMPAGSASLGELIGQGKQNLQAPWLGLTAFFALALILSLLVFIGEACRDAFDPRS, encoded by the coding sequence ATGCTGACGCTATCTCCCATCGGACAGCGCCGCTGGGCGCGGTTCAAGGCCCACCGGCGCGGCTGGTGGTCGCTGTGGCTGTTTCTGGCGCTGTTCGGCCTGAGCCTGGGCGGCGAGCTGATCGCCAACGACAAGCCGCTGGCCGTGTCGTTTCAGGGGCGGTGGTTCTTCCCCGCGTTCGAGCGCTACACCGAGCGGGATTTCGGCGGCGAGCTGCCGTTCCAGCCCGACTACCGCAGCGCCCAGGTGCGCGGCCTGATCGAGGGGCAGGGCGGGCGGCTGTGGTTTGCGCCGATCCCGTTCGGCTTCGACACGGTCAACTACGACCTCACGGAACCTGCGCCGAGCCCGCCGACCACGGACAACTGGCTGGGCACCGACGACCAGGCGCGGGACGTGCTCGCCCGGGTGATCTTCGGCACGCGGGTGTCGCTGCTGTTCGCGTTGGCGCTGACGGCGGCGAGCGCGCTGATCGGTATCGCCGCCGGCGCCCTGCAGGGCTACTACGGCGGTTGGACCGACCTGTTCGGGCAGCGGCTGCTGGAGGTCTGGTCGGGGCTGCCGGTGCTGTACCTGCTGATCATCCTGTCCGGGTTCGTCGAGCCGAACTTCTGGTGGCTGCTGGGCATCATGGCGCTGTTCTCCTGGCTCAGCCTGGTGGACGTGGTGCGCGCCGAGTTCCTGCGCAGCCGGGGGCTGGAATACGTGAAGGCGGCGCGGGCGCTGGGCGTGGGCGACGGCCAGGTGATGCTGCGGCACATCCTGCCCAACGCCATGAGCGCGACCCTGACCTACCTGCCGTTCATCCTCACCGGGGCCGTCTCGACCTTGTCGGCGCTGGATTTCCTCGGCTTCGGCATGCCCGCCGGCAGCGCGTCGCTGGGCGAGCTGATCGGCCAGGGCAAGCAGAACCTGCAAGCGCCGTGGCTCGGCCTGACGGCGTTCTTCGCGTTGGCCCTGATCCTGTCGCTGCTGGTGTTCATCGGCGAGGCCTGCCGCGATGCGTTCGACCCGCGATCATGA